One Ranitomeya variabilis isolate aRanVar5 chromosome 5, aRanVar5.hap1, whole genome shotgun sequence DNA window includes the following coding sequences:
- the SLC25A37 gene encoding mitoferrin-1 isoform X2 has product MRNAPHSGLQGRERTLRPRTADQQTRMQSLQPDPNAQYRGVMEALRKMIRSEGLLTPLRGINVTVLGAGPAHALYFACYEKMKTTIGGMINHAGNSHVANGVAGSLATVLHDAVMNPAEVVKQRMQMYNSPYRGMLHCIRTVSRTEGVGAFYRSYTTQLLMNIPFQAIHFITYEFTQEQLNPQRQYHPGSHIVSGAIAGAVAAAATTPLDVCKTLLNTQENMALSSVNISGHLSGLANTVRTVYQLGGVGGYFKGVQARVIYQMPSTAIAWSVYEFFKYFLSKKKQ; this is encoded by the exons ACCAGAATGCAGAGCTTGCAGCCCGACCCCAACGCTCAGTACCGGGGAGTCATGGAGGCGTTGAGGAAGATGATCCGCAGCGAAGGGCTGCTGACCCCCTTGCGAGGAATTAACGTGACGGTGCTGGGGGCCGGGCCGGCACACGCGCTGTACTTCGCCTGCTATGAGAAAATGAAGACCACTATAGGAGGCATGATTAATCATGCGGGCAACAGCCACGTGGCTAATG GGGTGGCAGGAAGTCTGGCCACGGTGCTGCACGATGCCGTCATGAACCCAGCGGAAG TGGTGAAGCAGAGAATGCAGATGTACAACTCCCCCTACAGGGGCATGCTGCACTGCATCCGGACGGTGAGCCGGACGGAGGGCGTGGGAGCCTTCTACCGGAGCTACACCACCCAGCTCCTCATGAACATCCCTTTCCAGGCCATTCACTTCATCACTTATGAGTTCACCCAAGAGCAGCTGAATCCGCAGCGGCAGTACCACCCCGGCTCTCACATCGTGTCCGGAGCCATCGCCGGGGCCGTGGccgctgcagccaccaccccactagACGTGTGCAAGACGTTACTGAACACTCAGGAGAACATGGCCCTCAGCTCTGTAAACATCAGCGGACATCTTTCGGGCCTGGCCAATACCGTAAGGACGGTGTACCAACTCGGAGGGGTAGGAGGGTATTTCAAGGGCGTGCAGGCTCGGGTCATTTATCAGATGCCTTCTACCGCCATCGCGTGGTCCGTGTACGAGTTCTTCAAGTACTTCCTGAGCAAAAAGAAACAGTAG
- the SLC25A37 gene encoding mitoferrin-1 isoform X3, translated as MTRMQSLQPDPNAQYRGVMEALRKMIRSEGLLTPLRGINVTVLGAGPAHALYFACYEKMKTTIGGMINHAGNSHVANGVAGSLATVLHDAVMNPAEVVKQRMQMYNSPYRGMLHCIRTVSRTEGVGAFYRSYTTQLLMNIPFQAIHFITYEFTQEQLNPQRQYHPGSHIVSGAIAGAVAAAATTPLDVCKTLLNTQENMALSSVNISGHLSGLANTVRTVYQLGGVGGYFKGVQARVIYQMPSTAIAWSVYEFFKYFLSKKKQ; from the exons ACCAGAATGCAGAGCTTGCAGCCCGACCCCAACGCTCAGTACCGGGGAGTCATGGAGGCGTTGAGGAAGATGATCCGCAGCGAAGGGCTGCTGACCCCCTTGCGAGGAATTAACGTGACGGTGCTGGGGGCCGGGCCGGCACACGCGCTGTACTTCGCCTGCTATGAGAAAATGAAGACCACTATAGGAGGCATGATTAATCATGCGGGCAACAGCCACGTGGCTAATG GGGTGGCAGGAAGTCTGGCCACGGTGCTGCACGATGCCGTCATGAACCCAGCGGAAG TGGTGAAGCAGAGAATGCAGATGTACAACTCCCCCTACAGGGGCATGCTGCACTGCATCCGGACGGTGAGCCGGACGGAGGGCGTGGGAGCCTTCTACCGGAGCTACACCACCCAGCTCCTCATGAACATCCCTTTCCAGGCCATTCACTTCATCACTTATGAGTTCACCCAAGAGCAGCTGAATCCGCAGCGGCAGTACCACCCCGGCTCTCACATCGTGTCCGGAGCCATCGCCGGGGCCGTGGccgctgcagccaccaccccactagACGTGTGCAAGACGTTACTGAACACTCAGGAGAACATGGCCCTCAGCTCTGTAAACATCAGCGGACATCTTTCGGGCCTGGCCAATACCGTAAGGACGGTGTACCAACTCGGAGGGGTAGGAGGGTATTTCAAGGGCGTGCAGGCTCGGGTCATTTATCAGATGCCTTCTACCGCCATCGCGTGGTCCGTGTACGAGTTCTTCAAGTACTTCCTGAGCAAAAAGAAACAGTAG